The proteins below come from a single Larimichthys crocea isolate SSNF chromosome XIV, L_crocea_2.0, whole genome shotgun sequence genomic window:
- the rab39bb gene encoding RAB39B, member RAS oncogene family b, whose product MEAIWLYQFRLIVIGDSTVGKSCLIRRFTEGRFAQVSDPTVGVDFFSRLVEIEPGKRIKLQIWDTAGQERFRSITRAYYRNSVGGLLLFDITNRRSFQNVHDWLEEARSHVQPHSIVFLLVGHKCDLEAQRQVTRQEAEKLAGAYGMRYVETSARDAINVEHAFTELTRDIFALVRSGDITIQEGWEGVKSGFVPNVVHSSEEVTKSDRRCLC is encoded by the exons ATGGAGGCGATATGGCTCTATCAGTTCCGGCTGATTGTCATCGGGGACTCCACGGTGGGCAAGTCGTGTCTGATCCGGCGGTTCACGGAGGGCCGCTTCGCCCAGGTGTCGGACCCGACCGTCGGCGTGGACTTCTTCTCCCGGCTGGTGGAGATCGAACCGGGGAAGCGGATCAAGCTGCAGATCTGGGACACCGCGGGTCAGGAGCGCTTCAG GTCCATCACCAGGGCTTACTACCGTAACTCCGTGGGCGGGCTCCTCCTGTTCGACATCACCAACCGCCGCTCCTTCCAGAACGTCCACGACTGGCTCGAGGAGGCTCGCAGCCACGTCCAACCACATAGCATCGTCTTCCTATTGGTGGGCCACAAATGTGACCTGGAGGCACAGCGCCAG GTGACTCGTCAGGAAGCAGAGAAGCTGGCGGGGGCGTACGGGATGCGCTACGTCGAGACGTCAGCCCGCGACGCCATCAACGTGGAACACGCCTTCACAGAGCTGACCAGAGACATCTTCGCCCTGGTGCGGTCCGGCGATATCACAATCCAGGAGGGCTGGGAGGGCGTGAAGAGCGGATTTGTCCCCAACGTGGTCCACTCCTCGGAGGAAGTGACCAAGAGCGACCGCCGCTGTCTATGTTGA